A genomic region of Myxosarcina sp. GI1 contains the following coding sequences:
- a CDS encoding methyltransferase, which yields MVSTVSNSKTAAKQKVFDLMLTFVKSKCLYVATRLGIFNILDNEGEQSVESLASKTDTNAERLYFILRALAHVDVLEEKPERVFAPTEVSSLLVTNKEPSAGHLAMHLIEPAQWDAWRSLPEGLKQGVVPFELANGKGVYDYCRDNEWSGDTFIKAMSFLTNSQVGGLLDAYDFSQYDTVMDVGGGQGGLISHIVKRYGCKGILFDVPYVAETAKAYIAKQGLDPDAIEIKVGDVFEEIPQGADAIVMKHFISAWNDEDALKILENCKRALPAHGRVILLQSFVPDIDEPKVEADGIMPGIFAVQINVATPGGGWRTKKQFQELFEQSGFKLEKVIKTDNSLSGMEFSKQ from the coding sequence ATGGTATCGACTGTATCTAACTCCAAAACCGCAGCCAAACAAAAAGTTTTCGATTTAATGTTAACTTTTGTTAAAAGCAAATGTCTTTATGTCGCTACTCGCTTGGGTATCTTCAATATCCTTGACAATGAAGGAGAACAAAGCGTAGAAAGTCTGGCTAGCAAAACCGATACTAATGCAGAAAGACTTTACTTTATTCTCCGCGCCTTAGCTCATGTCGACGTTCTAGAAGAAAAGCCAGAAAGAGTTTTCGCACCTACGGAAGTATCGTCCTTATTGGTAACTAATAAAGAACCTTCGGCAGGACATTTGGCAATGCACCTCATCGAACCCGCCCAGTGGGATGCCTGGCGAAGTTTGCCAGAAGGTTTAAAGCAAGGGGTAGTTCCTTTTGAACTCGCCAACGGCAAAGGAGTTTACGACTATTGTCGCGATAATGAATGGAGTGGCGACACCTTTATTAAGGCGATGAGCTTTTTAACTAATTCGCAAGTCGGCGGTTTGCTCGATGCCTATGACTTTAGCCAATACGATACGGTTATGGATGTCGGTGGCGGACAGGGTGGATTAATTTCTCACATTGTCAAGCGTTATGGCTGCAAGGGAATTTTATTCGACGTGCCTTATGTAGCAGAAACCGCTAAAGCTTATATTGCCAAGCAGGGACTAGATCCCGATGCCATTGAAATTAAAGTAGGAGATGTGTTTGAGGAAATACCTCAAGGTGCGGATGCGATTGTCATGAAGCACTTTATCTCGGCTTGGAACGATGAAGACGCTTTAAAAATTTTGGAAAACTGCAAACGCGCCCTACCAGCACACGGTAGAGTAATTTTATTACAGTCTTTTGTTCCCGATATCGACGAACCTAAAGTGGAAGCCGATGGCATTATGCCTGGGATTTTTGCCGTACAAATTAACGTCGCTACTCCTGGCGGTGGCTGGCGTACCAAAAAGCAATTTCAAGAGTTGTTCGAGCAAAGCGGTTTTAAATTAGAAAAAGTAATCAAAACCGATAATAGTCTTTCGGGTATGGAATTTAGCAAACAGTAA
- a CDS encoding ATP-grasp domain-containing protein produces MAQILFVSGQGTASAIVKNLGTLFLLLLLLPFNLAVVFLSLIWSIFTTPFRRRNIGTNEKKRILITGAKMTKALQLARFFHRDGHAVFLVETHKYWLSGHRFSRAVKGFYTVPVPEQDPEGYCQALLKIVKQNNIDLFIPVSSPIASYYDSLAKKTLEPYCQAIHLDPELTEILDDKYAFCSKARELGLSAPKVFRISDPQQILDFDFDSDGSRYILKSIPYDSVLRLDLTRLPFEGMEGFVRNLPISEDKPWVMQEFIRGKEYCFHATVRNGKIRLHCCSESSPFQINYQQVDNPAIYQWVEKFVSELNLTGQVCFDVIQAADGKVYPIECNPRLHSAITMFHDHPGVAKAYLTDGEPGEEPITPLPDSKPTYWTYHELWRLTGISSLSELKAWWHKVTTGTDAILDLDDPLPFLMLHNWQIPLLLLDNLRRLKGWVKIDFNIGKLVELGGD; encoded by the coding sequence TTCTTATTATTACTCTTACTTCCCTTTAATCTAGCAGTAGTTTTTTTATCTTTAATTTGGAGTATCTTTACCACTCCGTTTCGCCGCAGAAACATTGGCACTAACGAGAAGAAAAGAATTTTGATTACTGGTGCCAAGATGACTAAAGCCTTACAGCTAGCCCGCTTTTTTCATCGCGACGGACACGCAGTATTTTTAGTCGAAACCCATAAATATTGGCTGTCGGGACATCGCTTTTCACGTGCGGTTAAAGGCTTTTATACTGTACCAGTGCCCGAACAAGACCCAGAAGGCTATTGTCAGGCATTACTAAAAATAGTCAAACAAAATAATATCGATCTGTTTATTCCCGTTTCCAGCCCCATCGCTAGTTATTACGATTCTTTAGCCAAAAAAACTTTAGAACCATATTGCCAAGCCATTCATCTCGATCCAGAATTAACCGAGATTTTGGATGACAAATATGCCTTTTGTTCTAAAGCTCGCGAACTTGGTTTGTCCGCACCTAAAGTATTTCGCATTAGCGATCCGCAACAGATTCTCGATTTTGATTTTGACAGCGATGGTAGCAGATATATTCTTAAAAGTATTCCTTACGATTCGGTGCTGCGCCTCGATCTAACTAGATTGCCCTTTGAGGGAATGGAAGGTTTTGTTAGAAACTTACCTATTAGTGAAGATAAACCTTGGGTAATGCAAGAGTTTATTCGCGGTAAAGAATATTGCTTTCACGCTACCGTACGCAATGGCAAAATTAGACTGCACTGCTGTTCCGAATCTTCTCCCTTTCAAATCAATTACCAACAAGTAGATAACCCCGCTATCTATCAGTGGGTAGAAAAGTTTGTCAGCGAACTCAACTTAACAGGACAGGTTTGTTTTGACGTAATTCAAGCAGCAGATGGCAAGGTTTATCCCATTGAGTGCAATCCCCGTCTGCATTCGGCTATTACCATGTTTCACGACCATCCTGGAGTAGCTAAAGCTTATTTGACTGATGGCGAACCTGGAGAAGAACCGATTACTCCCTTACCTGACAGCAAACCAACCTACTGGACATATCATGAGTTGTGGCGACTGACTGGAATAAGCTCTTTGTCCGAACTAAAAGCCTGGTGGCATAAAGTGACGACGGGTACGGACGCAATTTTAGATCTAGACGATCCGTTGCCTTTCTTAATGCTTCATAACTGGCAGATTCCCCTGTTACTTTTAGATAACCTCCGCCGCCTCAAAGGTTGGGTCAAAATTGACTTTAACATCGGTAAATTAGTCGAACTAGGCGGAGACTAA